ACGACTGTATCAGTCAATACAAATGAGACCGGTTATCATTATTGGTGAAGATCTGATGTTTTTTTACGACAGTTTTCGCGTCTGACGAAGGCCTGATGTGGCTTCAGCGCGCGCTGGCGAGTTAGGGAGCCTGCCAGCCGCCGCCCAGTACCCTGTAGAGGTCCACTGCGTTGGTGAGCCTGGCCTGGCGCAACTGGACGAGTCTGTCCTGGCTTGAAAACAGGGTGCGCTGTGCGTCGAGTACGCTCAGCAGATCATCCGCGCCCTCGCGGTAGCGCAATTCGGCCAGACGCAGCGAGCGCTCTGCCTCGAGAACGATCCTTGCCTGAATGCGCTCCTGAGTGGCATCGCGCGCAGCGTTGCCAAGCGCATCCTCCACCTCCTTGAGCGAGGTGAGGATGGCCTTGCGGTATTGCTCGAGCAGTTCGCGCTGCCGTGAGCGGGTGCTGTCGACCTGCGCCTGCCGCCTGCCGCCGTCAAAGACCGTGTGCACCAGTGAAGCGGAGAGTGCGACGGTGGAGGACGGGGCGGCCAGCGACAGCAGAAAGTCGCTCGCCAGTCCGCCCGCCGCCGACAGGCTGAATGCCGGGAGCAGGGCGGCGCGGGCGGCGGCAATGTCGGCAGCGGCGCCCCGCAGTGCGGCTTCGGCTGCGGCAAGGTCGGGACGGCGGAGCAGCAGATCGGCGGGCAGGCCCGCAGCGACGGACGGAATGCGCAGGGCCGAGAGCGACTCGGGTTCGAGCCCGGGTTTCAGCGGCGTGCGCCCGAGCAGGAGCGCAAGTGCCGAGCCTGTCTGGCGCACCTGAACCTCAAGCGGGCCTATGGTCGCGGATTGGGTGAGTACCGTGGTGCGCTGCCGGCTGACATCGAGTGCCGAGGCGGCACCGTATCGATAGCGCGCTTCGACGACCTTGAGCACGCGCTCGGCGGTCGCAAGGTTTGCGCGTGCGATATCGAGCCGCGACTGCGAGGCCAGCAGCTGAAAGTAGGTGGTGGCAACGCTCGCCGTCATGCTCAGGCGCAGCGCATCGAGCTCGTAGCGGGTGGCGGAGAGGCTGGCGTCTGCGCTGTCGATGGTGGCGGCGACACGGCCCCAGAGATCGATCTCGTAGCTTGCCGACAGTCCGAGCGAGGACGACCTGGACTCGCTCACTGCACTGCCACCACGGTCGCCGCTGTCGCTGCGGCGCCAGTCGGTGTCGCCGCTCAGCCCGAGGCTGGGAAAGAGGGCGGCGCCGGTGCTGCGCAGCGCGAGTTCGGCCTGGATGACGCGTTCGCCCTGGATCTTCAGGTCCGGGCTTGCCGCCAGGGCCTCACGCACGAGCGCATCGAGCTGGGCCGAATCGAAGCCGATCCACCAGTCGCTCGAGATGTCTTGTGCCGCCTCGGCCTCGGGCAAGGACTCCGCCCAGTTCCCGGGCAGGGCGATGTCAGGATGGACGATGGGTTCAACCACCGCGCAGCCACTCAGCCCGAAGGCAAGGGCGAGGACGAGTGGGCGGAACTGGGCAGAGAGCGTCATGGTTTCATTCCGACGCCAGCGCGACCACGGGGTCGAGGCGCGCGGCCTTGCGTGCGGGCAGGTAGCCGAAGATCAGGCCGGTGGCAAAGGCACAGCCGAAGGCCAGCACCACCGGCGCGAGCGAGTACTCGATCGGCGTGTCGAAGAGCGCAATGATGGCGGCCGAGCCAAGCCCGACGCCAACGCCGATGGCGCCGCCGAGCGAGGACACGACCAGCGCCTCGATCAGGAACTGCTGCAGGATGTTCTTCATGCGTGCGCCGGTGGCCATGCGGATGCCGATCTCGCGCGTGCGCTCGGTGACCGACACCAGCATGATGTTCATCACGCCAATGCCGCCCACCAGCAGGGAGATGGCAGCCACGGTGCCGAGCAGGATGGTGAGCGTGTTCTGGGTGGCGGAGACGGTTTCGATGATCGAAGCCATGTTGCGAATCTGGAAGTCCTCGACCCCGTGACGTGCAAGCAGCAGGCTGTGCACCGCAGCCTGGGTCTGGTCGATGGCGCCGACATCGTCGACGGCCACGGTGATGTTGCGCAGGTGGCGCTGACCGGTGAGGCGCAGGCTGCCGGTCGTGAACGGAACGAACACGATGTCATCCTGATCCGCTCCCCAGGATGTTGCCCCCTTCGGCGTCATCACCCCGACGACCTGGAAGGGGATGTTATTGACCAGCAGGTATTCGCCGACCGGGTCGGCGCGGGGAAACAGGGCCTCGGCCACGGTCTGGCCGATGACCGCCACGGCGGCATAGCGCGTTTCGTCGTCGGCACTGAAGAAGGTGCCACTGGCGACAGGCCATTTGCGGGCAAAGCTGTAATCCCACGAAGTGGCATTGGCGCTGGTGCGATGATCCAGGTTGCCCGTGCGCACGGTGATGCCGGTGCTTTGCTCAGGCACCGCAGCGAGCACGTTCGGCAAGTCGGAAATCGCGCGCACATCCTCGATCACCAGCGTGGCCGTGGTGTCTCGCCCGCGCTGATTGGGGGCGCCGGGGCGGACGTTGAGCAGGTTGGTGCCCATCGCGCTGATCTGGTTCACCACCTTTGCCTTTGCGCCGTCGCCAATGGCGAGCATGGCAATCACCGAGGCCACGCCGATGACAATGCCGAGCAGGGTCAGTACCGAGCGGAACAGATTGCTGCGCAGGGCGCGCAAGGCAGTGCGGGTGGCTTCGAGCACGTCGGTCATTGACGAGGTGCGATCGACGTGCGGGGCAAAGTCGGGTTCGGGGCCGGCAGGCAGCACCGGGCCGGGGTCGGACACGATGCGTCCGTCACGGATCTCGA
This genomic interval from Parazoarcus communis contains the following:
- a CDS encoding efflux transporter outer membrane subunit — its product is MTLSAQFRPLVLALAFGLSGCAVVEPIVHPDIALPGNWAESLPEAEAAQDISSDWWIGFDSAQLDALVREALAASPDLKIQGERVIQAELALRSTGAALFPSLGLSGDTDWRRSDSGDRGGSAVSESRSSSLGLSASYEIDLWGRVAATIDSADASLSATRYELDALRLSMTASVATTYFQLLASQSRLDIARANLATAERVLKVVEARYRYGAASALDVSRQRTTVLTQSATIGPLEVQVRQTGSALALLLGRTPLKPGLEPESLSALRIPSVAAGLPADLLLRRPDLAAAEAALRGAAADIAAARAALLPAFSLSAAGGLASDFLLSLAAPSSTVALSASLVHTVFDGGRRQAQVDSTRSRQRELLEQYRKAILTSLKEVEDALGNAARDATQERIQARIVLEAERSLRLAELRYREGADDLLSVLDAQRTLFSSQDRLVQLRQARLTNAVDLYRVLGGGWQAP
- a CDS encoding MacB family efflux pump subunit gives rise to the protein MKREAPLAANDPDARAVQPLIELGGITRSFVNGEVQTRVLHGIDLQIYPGEFVAIMGASGSGKSTLMNLLGCLDRPSSGTYRFMGQDVAGLDRDELARLRREAFGFVFQSYNLIGGASARENIEVPAIYSGMPPQERHERAEALLATLGLEGRGHHRPNQLSGGQQQRVSIARALMNGGRIILADEPTGALDSRSGEEVMKLLRRLSAEGHTIILITHAPEVAALAQRVIEIRDGRIVSDPGPVLPAGPEPDFAPHVDRTSSMTDVLEATRTALRALRSNLFRSVLTLLGIVIGVASVIAMLAIGDGAKAKVVNQISAMGTNLLNVRPGAPNQRGRDTTATLVIEDVRAISDLPNVLAAVPEQSTGITVRTGNLDHRTSANATSWDYSFARKWPVASGTFFSADDETRYAAVAVIGQTVAEALFPRADPVGEYLLVNNIPFQVVGVMTPKGATSWGADQDDIVFVPFTTGSLRLTGQRHLRNITVAVDDVGAIDQTQAAVHSLLLARHGVEDFQIRNMASIIETVSATQNTLTILLGTVAAISLLVGGIGVMNIMLVSVTERTREIGIRMATGARMKNILQQFLIEALVVSSLGGAIGVGVGLGSAAIIALFDTPIEYSLAPVVLAFGCAFATGLIFGYLPARKAARLDPVVALASE